Proteins from a single region of Paenibacillus sp. BIHB 4019:
- a CDS encoding APC family permease: protein MMTFLKRLLIGRPLKSNELGDQKLIKLKALAILSSDALSSVAYGPEQILIVLITVSAAAFWYSVPIAAFVLILLLALILSYRQIIFAYPHGGGAYVVSKENLGIFPGLISGGSLLVDYILTVAVSVSAGTDAITSAFPSLHEHNVLIAVIFVILITILNLRGVTESASILAYPVYLFVLALFILIGAGIYNISTGHVPPELHTPIGTPVAGISLFLLLRAFASGSSALTGVEAISNAIPNFRDPAPRNAAKTLSSMGILLAILFSGIVFLAYYYGIKPAVEVTVVSQIAEHTFGRHFMYFFIQGTTALILILAANTGYSAFPLLAVNLAKDKFIPRMFTVRGDRLGYSNGIISLGVLSILLIIAFGGQTEHLIPLYAVGVFIPFTLSQTGMIVKWIRQKPKGWVVKLLINSAGALISLIVTMMFFLTKFAQVWPVLVFLPIIIYVFHRIKKHYNAVGEQLRLTTCEPAMPIEGNVLILPVAGMTHVVDNSIAYAKSLSVNQIIAVYVPFEREEGEAFEEKWKDWQPDVRLVVLHSPYRSVMQPLLKFIDTVERKASQSSYRVTVIIPQFIPKRGWHNILHNQTSFMIRALLLHRKNVVVTTVPYHLKK, encoded by the coding sequence ATGATGACTTTTTTAAAACGGCTTTTAATTGGACGGCCGCTCAAATCCAATGAACTGGGCGACCAGAAACTGATCAAGCTGAAAGCGCTGGCCATTCTTTCGTCGGATGCCCTCTCCTCCGTTGCCTATGGACCGGAACAAATTTTGATTGTCTTAATAACAGTAAGTGCTGCTGCATTCTGGTATTCAGTACCAATTGCTGCTTTCGTGCTCATTTTGCTGCTGGCGCTTATTCTGTCTTACCGGCAAATTATTTTCGCCTATCCGCATGGCGGGGGCGCATATGTCGTATCCAAAGAAAATCTCGGCATTTTCCCCGGATTAATTTCAGGCGGATCCTTGCTAGTGGACTACATATTGACGGTAGCGGTCAGCGTCTCCGCTGGAACCGACGCCATTACGTCGGCTTTTCCCAGCCTCCATGAGCATAATGTGTTGATTGCTGTTATTTTCGTCATTTTAATTACGATATTGAATTTGCGTGGCGTGACCGAGTCGGCATCCATTCTCGCCTACCCGGTATATTTGTTCGTTCTTGCGCTGTTTATTTTAATCGGAGCAGGTATTTACAATATTTCAACCGGCCATGTGCCGCCTGAGCTGCATACGCCGATTGGGACGCCAGTTGCAGGCATCAGCTTGTTCCTGCTGCTGCGTGCCTTTGCGTCTGGCAGCTCCGCGCTCACAGGGGTAGAAGCCATTTCCAATGCGATTCCAAACTTTCGCGACCCGGCTCCCCGGAATGCTGCAAAGACGCTCTCATCCATGGGCATTTTGCTGGCTATTCTTTTCTCTGGCATTGTGTTCCTTGCCTATTATTACGGCATTAAACCGGCGGTAGAAGTAACCGTCGTTTCCCAAATTGCTGAGCATACGTTTGGGCGGCATTTTATGTATTTCTTCATTCAAGGCACTACGGCGCTGATTTTGATTTTGGCAGCTAATACAGGATATTCGGCTTTTCCGCTGCTCGCGGTGAATTTGGCTAAAGACAAGTTTATTCCGCGGATGTTTACGGTCAGGGGCGATCGCCTTGGCTATTCCAATGGCATTATCAGCCTTGGCGTGCTTTCCATCCTGTTGATTATTGCTTTTGGCGGTCAGACCGAGCATTTGATTCCGCTTTATGCGGTCGGGGTATTCATTCCATTTACCTTGTCCCAGACGGGGATGATTGTGAAATGGATCCGCCAGAAGCCGAAGGGCTGGGTCGTGAAGCTGCTTATAAACTCGGCAGGGGCGCTCATCAGCTTGATCGTCACAATGATGTTCTTTTTGACGAAGTTCGCTCAAGTATGGCCTGTGCTCGTGTTTCTGCCGATTATTATTTATGTGTTTCACCGAATTAAAAAGCATTACAACGCCGTCGGCGAACAGCTGCGGCTCACCACGTGCGAGCCTGCAATGCCCATCGAAGGCAATGTGCTGATTTTGCCTGTGGCCGGAATGACACATGTTGTCGATAATTCCATTGCTTATGCCAAGTCACTGTCCGTGAATCAAATTATTGCGGTGTATGTGCCATTTGAGCGGGAGGAAGGCGAAGCGTTCGAGGAAAAATGGAAGGATTGGCAGCCGGACGTGCGATTAGTCGTATTGCATTCGCCTTATCGTTCGGTTATGCAGCCGCTGCTGAAATTTATTGATACGGTGGAGCGCAAGGCCAGCCAGTCCAGCTACCGCGTGACGGTGATTATACCGCAATTTATCCCGAAACGCGGCTGGCATAATATTTTGCACAACCAGACGAGCTTTATGATTCGCGCCCTGCTGCTGCACCGCAAAAACGTCGTAGTTACGACCGTTCCCTATCATCTCAAAAAATAA